The Actinocorallia herbida DNA window GACGGTCCAGCAGAGCCGCTCGGTGATCTTGCGGCACAGGTCGATGAGGACCGGGTCGTCCTCCGGGCACTCCGCGGGCTCGTTCTCGGCGATGCGAGCGCGCAGGGAGTCGAGGTCAGGGTGCGTTGCGGGGCCCTGCAACGCCGTCACGTCGTCCGTGATCGCGTCGGCGCATTCGCCGTGCAGGCTGGTCGGGAGGTGCTTGCGAACGGCGGCGTGAACTTCGGCGCGGCGGTAGGCGGCGGCGAAGGCGGGCCGGGCCATCTGCTCGGCGATGAACTGGTCGACGTCGTCCGGGTCGGCCTCAGCCTGGTGGTCGATGACGAGGTTGGTCCAGGTGCAGCCGCGTCCGTCGTCGTGGAACTCGTGGTCCCCCGTGGCGACGCAGGGACCGAGGACCTTGCCGAACATGCCAGAGTCCGTCACCCCGCACACGGCTGCGGCGCTGATGACCTCGTCGAGGTGCTCGATCAGCCGCTGCGCGTAGTGCGCGGCGACGCCGTCTGGGCTGCACCACTGGCGGTAGTCCTCGTCGAGGAAACGGCGGTGCTTCGCAATACCGGCGCGCAGCCGCGCGACTTCGGATTCGGCGTCCACAGCACACTGGCGTTCCTGCGCCCGATCCTCGGGCTCGGCAGGAGAGTCGAGGACGGCGAGGAGGCTTTCCGCGCTGGCGTGCACGGCCTCCCACAGCTCTGCTCGCTTGGCCAGAGGGATGCCCGCGTAGTTGTCGATGAGCTCGGCCTTCGCCGCGAGGAGCCGTTCTATCCCCGGGCGCACCTGCTTCAGGGCGGCCTCGGCCTTATCCGCACGGACGTACTCGGCGTAGTGCTTGTTGGCGCCCTTCGCGCAACCGAGGCAGGAAGTGCCCCAGTTGAGGGCGTCTTCGTAGCTGGCGGCCCGCTGCTCGGCGGCCTCCGCGCGGTTCGTGAGACCCTCCCAGACCGGCCCGAGCTCGGCCATGACGACGGCGCCGGCCTCGCGCGGGGTAGGCGGGCAGTGCATCCCAGCGCCGGGGAAGTGGTCCGCCCGGTAGACGTACATGTGGGCGTCGGCCGGGTCGACGTCGTCCTTGCCGGGCTTGAAGCCCTGCGCGAGTACCTGGACGATCCGGTCGTTCAGGCGCTCGAGGTCCGGCCAGGCAGCGGGCTGCTGCTCGGGCTCAGCGGAGGTGGGCAGGAGTTCCTCGGCGGCCAGGAGCTGCTGGTCGGGGACGACGATGTTGTAGCCGCCGCGCGGGTAGGTCTGGTTGCCTTCGGCCACGACGCAGTCCCAGGAGCCGCCGTGCCACTTGAAGGGGACGACGATCAGCCCGGTGGCGAGGCGGAGGATGCGGCCCTGGGCTTCGTAGGCGAGCCAGCCGCTGGTGTGCTTGTCGTAGATGGCGTTCACGGGGCTCCGGTCAGGACGTCGATGGCGCGGTGGACTCGTTCGTCCAGCTCGGCGGAGGAGACGACCGCGGTGATGCGGTGCGGGAGGAGAAGTGACGGCGCGAGGTCGAGGGCGTCGGCGATCGCGAGGAACGTGGTGAGGGAGAGGTCCTGGCGGCCGACCTCGATGTTCGACACGGACTGGCGGGACAGGCCGGCAGCGGCCGCCAGCCCGTCCTGCGTGAGCTTCCGGTTCTTGCGGTGGGTGCGGATGGCGGCGCCGATGGAGGCGAGGACCTCGCTCACAGCCACTCTCCCGGGCAGTAGAAGGTGTCGCCGAAGGCGTCGTCCCACTCGTGCTCGGAGTGGTCTTCGGCGTCAGGGCAGGCCTTCTCATGGATGGGCGGCGGCTCGTGGAGGAAGCGGTAGCCCGTCGATGTCGGCACGAACCGGCGCAGCCCGATGCGGGTGGTGGTGCCGCGCCGGTCGCTTGGGGAGCCATCGGCGTTGGTGAGGATCGAGCACACGGCCCGCTCGCCTTCGACCCGCTCGATCCGCAAGGTCCGGCCAACGCTGCGGGGGTCGTTGTCGGCCCACACCTGGCCAGGCTTAACCGCGGGGGTCTCGTGGCTCAATTCAGCTCCGAGAGGGTGATCGAGCCGAGGTCGAGGGAGACCCGGAACTGCTGGTCCTCCGGACGGGCCTCGTCGTACTCCCAGGTGACGGAGATACGGCCGGAGGAGACGTTGCATCCGGGCTCGGTCAGCGCTGCGACCGACTCACGGATCGAGCGGCCAATGTCGACGACGTCCGGCACGTACAGGAGCGGCTGGCTGCTGCCGGTGATGTCGCTCATCCAGATCCACCTGTTCGCGAGGAACACCGCGGCGAGCTGGTCGGCGATATCGGAGACCTTGCTGTCGTCCAGCGTGGGCCGGGCGGGAGACGGGGTGTCAGTGCTCATCGGCGGTTCCTTCGTCGGGTCTTGCGGTGGTAATCGGAGGTGTGCGGCGCAGGGGGAGGGGAGGCCGCGCGGAGGATGGCGAGGCGCCGTCGACGGGCTGCGCGCTGCATGGCTCGTGGGCGGGTGCGCCGCATGAACCCCACGAACGTCTCGCCCGAAGCGGGGCTCGGCCGCCACGTCGCGCGGATCTCGTACCGACCCGCGGCGGGGATGGTGATGGTGTTGCCGCTCTCCCAGAGGTCTTCGCGGGCATCGGGGGCGAGGGTCACCGGGCTCTCATCTCCTCGTAGAGGAAGACCAGCCGGGACAGGGCCATGAGCAGCGAGGCCGCCGCGTACGTCCACCACAGCAGCGCCTCGCCGCTCTGCCCGGCAGCCCACACCTCGCGGCCGGTCGCGACCATCGCGGAGAAGCCACTGCCCCAGAACATGGCGGAGCCGATCAGCCCGACCCTGGAGCGGCGCCGCCGCGCGGCATGCCGGGCAAACGGCGGCGGCTTGCCCTCGGGGCTCACAGCTCACTCCGCCGGTCAATCGCCTCGACCCACGCGGTGGCGACCGCGGCGACCTGGACGAGTTCGGCGCGGAGGGCTTCGGGTTCCTTCTCCGCGAGCGCCTCGTAAACCTCCTCCAGCAGCACATCCCGCCAGGCCAGCGCCCCGTCTTCGGCGTTCCGCTTGGCCTGGTCGCGGTACCGGTTGGCGGCGTGCCGGTAGATCGGCAGGCCCGTGCCGTCGCGGTGGTTCTGCTCCCCGAACTTGGCGTCCTGCAGGTCCCGCTCGGCGCGGATCTGGGCGTGGATGCGGGTCTGCCGCTGCCATTCGGAGTGCAGGCTCTGGCGGCACAGCGAGCACAGGACACCCTGCGGGCCGCCGCGGCACTCGCTGCACTCACCCGTCATGCGGGTCGTGCCGGTGACGGCCTGGCCGGTGGCGACGGCGATGCAGTCCGGGCAGAGCCCTTCGGGAAGGTCGGCGAGCTGGCCCGCGATGAGGATGTCCGTCGCGTCGCCGGGCTCGCTGTCGGGGACGACGGCCATCCGGTCACACGTCGTGAACGCCAGCATCCCGGGCACGGCCGAGACACCGAGGAAGGACGGGATGAGGTGCCGGAACTCGGGGTTGGCGGTGGCGTAGGGGCTGGGAGGGTTCGGAGACAGCTTGGTCATCGGATTCACCTGGTCCAAGAAAGGAGGGGGGTCAGGAGTACTGGGCGAGCAGGAGCCACGACGGCGAGGTTTGGAGAGGCGTTATCTGGAGTCGCTTGAGCGCCTGGTCAAGGAGGGCGTCCCAGCCGAGCTTCGGATCCGCGCGGCGCCGCTCCAGGGCAGCGAGATCGAGCGCCTTCGACGTCTCCCAGTCGTTCCGCTCGCAGTGGGCGACCAGCGCGAAGGACGGCTCGGTGTCGTCTCCCCACGCCACGAACTCAACGCCGGAGGCGGTGACAGAGGCCTCGTCGACACCGAACCAGCCGATGTTCTCGGTGAACGTCTCCGACCACTGCGCAGCCTCGACCAGAGTGAGCCCGGCCGGCGGATGAAGCAGGCGACGCTTGCACTGATCGACGAAGCTCAGACACTCGTCGTCTTCGTCCAGCGCCGGGGCGGTCTCCACCCAGGGCACCGTGAGGTTGCCCCACCTGTCGGCTTCCTTGATCTGCCGCGCGGACAGGCCGAGGTCGTATCCGTAGGCGAGGATCGCGATCGGGCTGCTACCCATGGGTTCGGTTCCGTTCGTTGAGGTAGGTGAGGGCGTCGGCCGCGTCGTCGCTGTCTTCGGCGACGGCCAGGAGGATCGGCGCCCGCGGCGGCCAGGGCGCGCACGCGTAGCCGGCGGCTGCGAGCCGCTGCTCGATCTCGTCGAGGACCTGGGCGCGCATCGAGGCGAGGACGGAGCCGGTGCCGTCGCAGGCGCGGGAGGGGCGGACGATGATCCAGCGGAGCGCGGGCTCCGGGCGCAGGATCGTGAACCCGAATCCGAACCGGCCCGGGGTGTAGGGGAACGGCTGCCCGTCGAGGAGCTGCAGGACGGTCTTGCCGAGGCGGAGCTGGTCGGTCACTGGGCCTCCGCCCCTGCGCGGATGGCCTGCAGTTCTGCGAGGAGGACCGGCCGGACCTTGGACCGCTGCTCGGGTGTGAGGCCGAGCTGGTCCAGGACGCGGGCGAACATGGCGACGTAGGAGGCGCCGACCTGCTCGTAGACGTCGATGATGGACTTGTCGACGCCTGCGGTGAGGCAGTCCTTGGCGACCTTCGCGTAGTGGGCGCGCTCGCGCTGGTAGAGCTGCACGAGGACATGCGGGACCGCGGCGTACTTGGTCTGGGTGCCGCCGCCGTACTCGGTCAGAGGAGCGTCGGTCTCCTCGACCTTTCCCCAGATGAGTCCCTCGCCGCCGAGCTCCCGGATCTCGGCCTCCAGGTACGAGACGACGCCGGCCGTGCGGTACAGCTCCTCGAGGAGTGCCTCGGCCGCGCCGACCTTGCGGGGCAGGCCGTAAGTGGTGACGGCTTCCTCGAGCTCGGCGGCTTCGCGGCGCTTGGTGGCGGCGGCGACGGTCTGGGGGGCTTTGCCTCCGTGGCGGGGGCAGACGGCGGAGCCCTTGCGGGGCCAGCGCATGCAGGGGCGGGTGCCCCCTTCGGCGTGGGCGTTGCAGCGCGGGTGGGGCTGGTCGCAGCGGTCGCAGGTGTCTTTCACCGGCTGCTCCAGTTCCGCTCATCAGCGCGGAGGTTGAGCCAGCCGTACTCCCAGGGGGTGATGCTGTCCTCTTCGTTGCTGGGCGGGCCGATCTCGTCGGCGCGGGGGCGGCGGAAGTTCGGGTCGGCGAGGCGGGCGGCGATGGCGGGGCGGATGCGCGGCTTGGTGGTGCACTCGATGGCCGGGGCCGGGGCCGGGGCCGGGGCCGGGGGAGGCGGTGGTGCCTGCTCGATCGGTTCGGGCTGGGGGACGGGCGTCGGGTCGGTGACGGCGTCGGGTGCGGGTGCGTGGCCTCGGGTCAGGCGGAGGAGTCGGCGGAGGGTGCGGGTGAGGCTCATGCGGGGTCCAGGACGTAGGTGCCGCCGCAGATGGCGCGGCGGTAGGGGTGTGCGTTCGGGTGGGTGGTGTGGGTGTGGTGGGCGCGGCAGTGGGGGCAGCGGACGACGTAGAGGGTCGTTCCGGTGGGGCTGGTGCGTAGGTGGGCGGTGGTGCGGAGGGTGGTGATGCAGACGTTGGTGGTGTGGCGTTCGGCGGTGTGGAGGCAGAGGGAGGGGCAGGGGCATTCGGGGTTGGTGCAGTGGAGGCTGCGGGGGCTGCAGAAGGGGGCGGGGGCTTCTTTCCAGGCGGGGAGGGGCTGTTCCTCAGGGAGGGTCACGGGAGGGGCTGAGAGGGCTTCTGGGGGGTCGGTGTGGCAGATGTGGATCTCGGTGTGGGCGGGGCGGGCGGCGGCCGGGAGGGGTGCCCATGGGTCGTTTGTGGGCATGGCGGAGCGGCCCTTCCGGGTGGTGTGGGTGTGGTGGGGTCGACGCCCGCGCGTTCGTGACGCTGTGTGAGTTTCGGGGGTCGTCCGGTACATCCGGTACATCCGGTACCGGGTAGGGCTCAGATCTGGGGATGGGGCCCCAGGGGCCTCAAAACTTCTACTTAGAGTAGTTATATCTATAGTAGTAGTAATAATGATCTTGTTTACTACTATATATAGGGGCATACCGGACGAAACATGACCACCGAGACATCCGGTATTTCTGAGAGACATCCGGTATCCCCTGGCCCTCATCCGGTACATCACACAGCGTGCACAACGAGGGGTCCGCTGACCCTGCCCCACCCAGATCTGGGGGTGTACCGCATACCGGATGTACCGGATGTACCGAACGTCGGTGTTCCCGCAGGTCACAGGCCCAAAGACATCCGGTACATCGATACCGGGCACATACCGGATGTACCGGATGTCCCCCGCAAGCAGCTCGATCACAGCGCCCCCTGCAACAGATCCGGATGCGGCACGAACGCCCCGTCACCCAGCCGCCGGCCCGCCGCATCCGAACGGACCACCGACGCCAGCCACCCCCGCTTCGCCAGGTACACGAGCGTCGCCCGGACCCCATCGGCCCCGAGCTCCTTCACCCACCGCCGGCCGCGCAGCCCCACCCGAACGGCCTCCACCGTCACCGTCTCCGGGCGCTTGCGGCGGATCCAGCCGAGGACATGCTGCGCGGGCTCGTTCAGCTGCACCCCACCCGCGACCGCCGGGTCGGTGAGCACGACCTGGGCGTGCGGGATGCAGTAGTCCGCGATCGTCAGCGCGTCCCGCATCGTGCCCGAGTCGACCGGCTGGCCGGTCGGCAGCCCGGCCGCGAGGTGAAGGATTCCGGACAGTCGGTAGGCAGTGCCGGTGAGCTTGCGCGCCCACCCCTTGATGGGGGCGAGGTCGCCATCGTCGGGGTCGAGGCGCCACTCGAGGGCGGACCGCCATGCGAGGTGCTCGTCCTCGGCGGTCGGGGTGACCTGCATGGCGGCGGGCGGCCGTGGTTCGCCGGTCTCAGGGTCGAACTTCTCACCGCCCGGCAGGACGGCGTAATAAGCGCGCGTCAGGACGCGGTGCCACTCGGCGATGAGCTCGGCGGGGATGCGCGGGGGCTTGGGGTCGCGTCGTCCGGCGAGGCTCTGGGGCTGGGTGAGGAGGAACCGGTTGAGGAAGCCGCGGTCGGTGACCGCCGGGCTGCTGGTGAGGTCTGCGATGACGACGGGCTGGACCGCGAGGCTGATGCTCAGGGAGGGCCGGTCGATCTCGAACGGGTCCCGTCCGATCCTCTCCACCCGGTACGGCTCCGACGTGTCGTAGGAGACGAGGACCAGCTCGAGGTTCGGCCGGCCGTTGTTGTACCGGCCGCTGATGTTGCCGAGGAAGTTGCCCTCGGCGGACATGACGCCGGCGTGGCCACCGACGCGGTGCATCAACCGGGCGAGCGCCTCGGGCAAGATGTCGCCGACGAACAGCTGCGGCTTGGGCGGAGGCTTCAGCTCCTTGATCTCGTTGTTCAGCGCGTCGAGGTCGGCGCGCAGGTCCTGGCGCTTGCGCTTGTCAGCGGCCTGGGACAGCTTCGTGACGAGCTGGTCCCGGGTCTTCAGCGCGATGTCGTAGGCCTCGGCCTTGTCCTCATAGGCGGCCTTCCACTCCGCGCGCAGGCGCCGCTCGAGGTCGCGGACGGGCGGGGTGACGGCGTCGAACGCCGGGGACTTGCCTTCACCGGAGTCGAGGATGCTGACGAGGTAGAGGTTGAGGGCGTTCTCGCGCCACTGGCCGTTGATGGTGGCGTGGCCTCCGACGACCAGGGCGAGCGCGCCGAGGATCGCGAACGCCACGAGGTCGACGGGGACCTGCGTGTAGGTCGCGACGGCCGTGGCGAACTCGCCGACCCTGCCGGGCAGCGCGTCGACGGGGAAGACGGGCAGCGGCCGGTCACGGGCTTCGGATCCGGGCGCGGTCCAGCGGAGTCCGGCGAGTGTTTCTCGGTCGGGAAACCGGCCCGCGAGGAGCACGGCTTCGTCAGTACCGGCCAGGAGCTGCCGGACGTCCGGACCGGTAGCCCCTTCGCCGATAGCGAAGGGGTCATCACCTCCCGGCTCCGGGGTGTCCTCGTCAACGAACGAGGGCGGCTCGTCAACGGGGGGCGGCTCCCACCCGTCCGGGCCGGGCGGCGGGGGCGGCAGAGGCTCGTCCGGGACGGGCAGCCCGCGCGCCTGCGTCCAGGCCGGGATGTCGCACCGGCGCCGCACATGGTCCAGGACCGTCGCGCGCAGCCGCCGCGCCGCACCCGCCGTCGGAGACCCGGCGGCCGCGGCACGCAGGTCCGCCGCCGCGGCGTGCTCATCTCCTGCGTAGTGGAGGTGGGCGAGGAGGCGGCCCATGGTCAGCTTGTGGCCGGCGCCCGAGGGGAGCCCGGTCTCTTCGGAGTGGACGACGGCGACGGGGACGCCGTTGTATCCGCAGCGGACGGAGTAGGCGGAGGTGCCGCCCGGGCGGCGCCATAGCTCTGCGCCGTCGCGTTCGGTTCCGGCGAATGCCCAGCCGAGGGGCTCGAAGAAGTCGCGCCAGGAGGCGGCTTCGGCGAGGGCGTCGAACGGGCCAACGCTGCCGAACCCTGACCTGATCGGGCGGCGGGGCGGAGGAGCAACCGCAACCGAGGGCAGTGTCGGGGCGGCGGGCAGCTCGATCCCCGTGACCAGGTCGGCGAGCGTCCGCAACTCGTACGTCTCGCCGCTGGTCGAATGGATCTGGCAGGGCCGGGCGAGGCCTTCCTTCCGGTTCACCGTGCCCGGGATCCGAAGGACGCGCGTGAGGTCGCCGACGCCGGTGCCGTAGTGGTAGCCGAGCCGCTCCGAGGCAGCGCCGAGGATCTTCTGCCAGCGCGCCGACAGAGCGGCGAGGGAGTCCCGGTTGGTGTCGTCGATGATCAGCGGCTGACGGAGCATCCACCACGGGTAGACGCCTCCGCCGGAATGCACCCACAAGGTGGGCTCCGGCAGACCGGACGTCTCCACGATCTTGAAGGCCGCTGCCGTGTCGGGCGGCAGCGGCTTGTCCGTCTTATGACCGGGCCCAGCGATGTCGATGTCCGCCCAGAACCCGGGAAAGCTCAGCGAAAGGTCCGCTGAGCCGCGGCGGCCCTCCGGCGGCTGCTCCTTCACGGTCGTGACGCGGGCGTAGATGCCGGCTTTCCCGGCGTCGTCCAGGCGGCGGATGTAGTCGACGGCGCCGGACAGCCCGGCCTCGTCGGTGGGGTAGAAAGCTCCGGCCCAGTTGCCGGTGCAGACGATGTTGATCAGACCAGGTGTGTCGCCGTACACGGTGGCGAGCCACTCGCGTGCGGCGTCGAGATCTGCGCGGTTGGTCACCCTGGTCCCTACGTGCTGGTTAGAAGAGCGTGAGGTCGTCGTCGTCCTCGGCGGTGGTGAGGCGCTCTTCGGCGATCGGCCCGGCGCGGGCGGGCCATGTCTGTGCGACCCATCGGCGGGCTTGGGTTTCGTGGGTGGGGCAGGCGCCGCATGCGGAGCGGACGATGGGGCCTTGGGGGTTGTGGGCCGACAGGATGACGACGGCTCCGCGGGAGCAGTACTTGCAGGACAGGGCTCGGGCCTTATCAGTCACTGCCGGGCTCCTCGCGGGAGTTCGCGAGGTCGGCGGCAGCGCGGAGCAGGAGTTGCGCGGTGGTCTCGTCGGTCGGCACGTACGTCATGGCGAGGTCGTGCACGATCTGGGCGCGGCGTTCGTCCGTGAGGTCCGGGGTGGTTTCCCGGATGGTGTGGACGAGGTCGGCGATCCAGGTGGTGCGCGGACAGTTCGGCCTGGCGCAGTGGTGTGCGCGGTCGTCGAGGTCGGGCATCAACGTCCTTCGAGGGAGCGGAGGAGGGGCGGTGCGGGTGGGGCGTGGTGCCCGCACCGCCGCAGAACGTCAGGAGGAGAAGGCGCCGTGCATGACCCGGAACTTCAGGTCGCCCGAGCCGTCCGGGTGCTCCTCGCTGGGCTGCGTCCAGCCGGGGTTGATGGCCTCCTGCAGGTCGGCGGCGAGCTTCCGCATCGCGGCCTCGACGATCCGCGCCGGGTCGTCGAGCAGGTAGGTGATCCGCAGCTCGCCGCCGGTGATCAGGTAGCGCAGCCGCGCGGTGACCTTGTACGGCTCCGACCACTCGAACGGCTTCAGGCCGAGGGTGAAGGTCGACGGGACGGTCAGCTTCCCGCCTTCGCCGGCGCGGGCGTCGGTGGTCTCCTCCCACTCCAGGCGCCGGTCGCCGTTGGACAGGCGGGTCCGGGAGGAGAACTTCACCTTCGTCGAGGCCTGGAACGTCTCGGCGATCTCGAGCATCGTCGCGGCGTCGGGCTCGAGGATCGTCTTGAGGTGGTCCTCGATGTGCTCGGCGAACGTCCGCTGCCCCATGCCCTGCCGGTTCAGCCCGATCCACCCGAGGAACTCGGGCGTGTGCATGGCCTTCAGGGTGAGCCGGTGCCTGCCCCAGCGGGCGCCCTCGTTGACGGGCTCGTAGCCCATGTGGGCGTCGAGGACGGCAGTGATCGTGAGCTTGTCGGTGTTGAGGAACAGCTCGGAGTCGTCGTCGTGGTGCCGCTGCCAGTAATGGACGAAGGACGGCAGGTCGAGGACGGTGGTGCTGCCGGTCTTGGCGGCGGGGAACTCGCGGAACTGGTCGCCGGTGAGGTCGAGGGTCTTGATGGTGCCGTCGGTGGAGGCCCAGGCGTGGTACTTGCCGGTTTCGAGGGCGACGATGCCGGCGGCGCGGGTGGCGGTGTCGACGATGACCTTGGTGCCGTTGGCGTCGGGACGCCGGTCGTAGTCGGGGTAGCTCATCGGTGTGTTTCTCCTGATGGATGGGGTTGTCAGGCTTCGCGGAGCTTGATGGGGTCGCGGGTGGTGCCGCTGTTGAGGTCGACGAGTTCGCCGATGGAGGTCTGGCGGGGGTCGTCGCGGTGGAGGTTGCCGTCGGCGTCGGGGAAGAAGACGGATTCGACGGGCTCGGCCTGCGGGAGCTTGAGGTTGTGTCGGCCGGTGACGTTGAGGCCGCGGCCTCCCTTGCGGGGGGCGATTTCGAGGGTGACGGTGATGCTGCCCTTGCGGTTGTTGGTGGTGACGGCCCTGACGAGTTCGGCTGTCTCCTCGGCGAGCTGGTCGGCGAATTCGCCGTAGTTGATGTCGGCGAGGACGGAGGCGAAGGGGCGCGGATCGGTCATGCGGTTTTCCTGTCGGTGTTGTGGTTGCGGGCGCGTTCGATGCATTTCTGGAGGTATTTGGGGCTGACGCTCAGTCGTTCGGCCGCTTGGGTGAGGCTGTGGCGCTGTTCGTTGATGAGTTCGTGGGCGTCGAAGGCGAGGGCGAGGTAGCGGGGTTCCGGGTTTGCCGCTGGGGGTGTGGTTTCGGGGTGGTCGATCTGGTCGTCGTCCCATTCGCCGGGCGGGAGCCAGCCGGCACGGCGGGCGTAGTTGCGCGTGCGGGTGGTGGAGGCGAGTGGCTGGTCGTCTGTGGTTGGGAGCGTGTCCGCGAGTCGTTCGTAAACCGCCTTGATGGCGTGGGCGGTTCTCGGGGCGACCTTCTTGGTGCCGTTGGGAGTGCGGATCAAGGTGATGGTGGTGTGGGAAAGGCCGGTGCGTTGCGCGAGGGAGGTGCGTGCCCACCCGAGTGCGGAGAGGGCTTGGAGCCTGCGGCGGCTGCCGAGGGCGGAGACGAGTCCGCTGGTGGGCATCGTCTCGACTGGGATCGCGAGGATGGCGTGCGCGTTATCGGTGCTGATGCGGCTGCTCGGCGCGAATCCGTCGCTGCCCCATAGGAGACGTCGGAGCGCACCTCTGGAGATGTTGGCGGCTTCGACTATCTGTCGGGTGGTGAGCCCGCTGGCGATGAGCCTCTGCACGTGGGCGCGGACTGGAGCAGCGTCGGTGAGCATGAGGGTGCCACGCAGGGCACGGAGTTTGTACCGCTTCTCCACCCGTCCTCGATGGGCCCGGCAGATGGCGCAGCGGCAGCCCTTGCCTTCGACGCCGTCTTGGTTGGGGCCCTTCCGGAAACGGGCGTGGCCGTGGGGGCGGGTCATGCTGTGGCCTTGAGTTGGGTGGCGAGGGCGTGTTCGTAGCGGTAGCCGGTGCGGGTGGAGATGTTCACGGCGGCGGCGGCGTCGTGGACGTTGAGGCCGCGGAGTCGGGCGGCGAGGTAGGCGTTGCGGCGTGCGTCTCGGCCGTGGCGGGCGGGGGCGGGTCCTTCGGGGGGTTGTCCGGCGTCGGTCCAGCGCTGGTAGTCGGCGCTGCAGTAGCCGTGGCCGGCGTTCTCGGCGGGCTTGCGGCAGTGCTTGCAGGTGATGGTGCGGCTCTGGCCGCGGGGCGTCGGGGTGGTCACGATGCCTCCAGGCGGGTGGGCCAGGTGACTTTGTCGAGGGCTTGGCGGTGGTTCTTGGGCATGTCGACTTGGGGGTGGCCGAGTTTGTCGAGGCCCATGAGGCGGAGCCAGGCGGCGTCGACGCGGTTGTCGTCGCGTACGTCGGCGCCGGTGCGCTGGTAGAGGGCCATGCGCATGTCGGCCTTGTTGGCGGTGCCCTTGCCGTGGCCGTACAGCTTGAGGTTGGAGGGCGGGACGATCGCGAGGGGGACGGCGTTCTCGATGAGCCGGTCGATGGCGAGCCACCAGAGCCCGGCGCGGTCCCAGGTTCCGGCGCCCTTGGAGCTGTAGGAGGGGCCTTCGACGACGGCGAGGACGAGGCCGGGGTAGGTGCCGGCCTCAGCCAGTTCGATGACCTGCTCGACGATGTAGGCGAGTCGCGAGTGCTGGTCCCAGATGTGGTCGCCGGGTCCGGTGGTGATGGTGTGGAGGGTGCCGTCGGGGAGGGCGAGGCCGGTGCCGGTGAGGGATAGGTCGATGCCAACGACGCGGGGCAGGCTCGTGCTCATGCGGCCCTCGCCTTCAGGGTTGCCTGGTAGGCGGGTTCGTAGTTCTTGTACATCGAGGCCTTGGTGACGCCGAGGACGTGGGAGGCGACCCACTTGGAGTGCCCGACACGGCGGAGTTCGCAGTAGGCCGCGCGGCGTTCGGCTGCCTTGGCGGACCTGGCGGCGCGCATCTTCGCGGCTTTCTCTGGGGTCGACGCTTTGCGTGTGAGCGGCGGGGTGAGTGCTTCGGCGCGGGGGTCGCCGCGGCGGTCGAGGCGCTTCCATCGGTCGTAGCAGGACT harbors:
- a CDS encoding helix-turn-helix domain-containing protein, whose translation is MSEVLASIGAAIRTHRKNRKLTQDGLAAAAGLSRQSVSNIEVGRQDLSLTTFLAIADALDLAPSLLLPHRITAVVSSAELDERVHRAIDVLTGAP
- a CDS encoding YfjI family protein, producing the protein MTNRADLDAAREWLATVYGDTPGLINIVCTGNWAGAFYPTDEAGLSGAVDYIRRLDDAGKAGIYARVTTVKEQPPEGRRGSADLSLSFPGFWADIDIAGPGHKTDKPLPPDTAAAFKIVETSGLPEPTLWVHSGGGVYPWWMLRQPLIIDDTNRDSLAALSARWQKILGAASERLGYHYGTGVGDLTRVLRIPGTVNRKEGLARPCQIHSTSGETYELRTLADLVTGIELPAAPTLPSVAVAPPPRRPIRSGFGSVGPFDALAEAASWRDFFEPLGWAFAGTERDGAELWRRPGGTSAYSVRCGYNGVPVAVVHSEETGLPSGAGHKLTMGRLLAHLHYAGDEHAAAADLRAAAAGSPTAGAARRLRATVLDHVRRRCDIPAWTQARGLPVPDEPLPPPPPGPDGWEPPPVDEPPSFVDEDTPEPGGDDPFAIGEGATGPDVRQLLAGTDEAVLLAGRFPDRETLAGLRWTAPGSEARDRPLPVFPVDALPGRVGEFATAVATYTQVPVDLVAFAILGALALVVGGHATINGQWRENALNLYLVSILDSGEGKSPAFDAVTPPVRDLERRLRAEWKAAYEDKAEAYDIALKTRDQLVTKLSQAADKRKRQDLRADLDALNNEIKELKPPPKPQLFVGDILPEALARLMHRVGGHAGVMSAEGNFLGNISGRYNNGRPNLELVLVSYDTSEPYRVERIGRDPFEIDRPSLSISLAVQPVVIADLTSSPAVTDRGFLNRFLLTQPQSLAGRRDPKPPRIPAELIAEWHRVLTRAYYAVLPGGEKFDPETGEPRPPAAMQVTPTAEDEHLAWRSALEWRLDPDDGDLAPIKGWARKLTGTAYRLSGILHLAAGLPTGQPVDSGTMRDALTIADYCIPHAQVVLTDPAVAGGVQLNEPAQHVLGWIRRKRPETVTVEAVRVGLRGRRWVKELGADGVRATLVYLAKRGWLASVVRSDAAGRRLGDGAFVPHPDLLQGAL
- a CDS encoding DUF2303 family protein, whose translation is MSYPDYDRRPDANGTKVIVDTATRAAGIVALETGKYHAWASTDGTIKTLDLTGDQFREFPAAKTGSTTVLDLPSFVHYWQRHHDDDSELFLNTDKLTITAVLDAHMGYEPVNEGARWGRHRLTLKAMHTPEFLGWIGLNRQGMGQRTFAEHIEDHLKTILEPDAATMLEIAETFQASTKVKFSSRTRLSNGDRRLEWEETTDARAGEGGKLTVPSTFTLGLKPFEWSEPYKVTARLRYLITGGELRITYLLDDPARIVEAAMRKLAADLQEAINPGWTQPSEEHPDGSGDLKFRVMHGAFSS
- a CDS encoding Holliday junction endonuclease is translated as MSTSLPRVVGIDLSLTGTGLALPDGTLHTITTGPGDHIWDQHSRLAYIVEQVIELAEAGTYPGLVLAVVEGPSYSSKGAGTWDRAGLWWLAIDRLIENAVPLAIVPPSNLKLYGHGKGTANKADMRMALYQRTGADVRDDNRVDAAWLRLMGLDKLGHPQVDMPKNHRQALDKVTWPTRLEAS